CACACCAAAAGGTTAAAATGCGGAGATCGGATCGAGAAAATCACAACTTCTCGCTGCGAAGTAAGAATCAAAACTGATCGCAGCTTGCCGTTTTGCTGTTTTCCTGGAGTTACCGTATTACGATATAATATCGTAAGCGCAGACGCGGCGGCGACTGCGCAGCCGACGGTGACGTCGACGCAGGCAGGTGTGCTCGCACATGTATTTTACGGCAGAGccaagagagaaagagagaagcTGTACAGAGAAAACAATTCAGGGATTTTGTAACATAAATATGTGTTTGTTAACTTTAAAATACTATTTACTATTTAATGTCTCTGGAATctataacaacaacaatattaatgactttattaatgttttcaataaaaaacttCCAATTGGTTTTTACAGTGTTTGGGTATTGTATTGACAGAACGAACGACCAAGTAGCCATAAAAAACGATGGATGCTTTTTGGCTCCGTTTTTGCCCTCCTCTTTTGTCCACTTTGGGCTTAATTACTCGCTCACCTAAATTATGtgcatttgtgtgtgcttttatTTGGCAAATGTTTGCAGCCACATAAAAGTACATTTTACCTGCGGGTACAGCTTGGTataaaagagaagaaaagAGCTCGTTTTTGTTAATGTCTTAATTGTTTCGTAATATTTAGAAAGATCTTAGCACTTTCTTAAAACTGGATTTGTAACCTAATTGCAGCATTACAACGAAAAAAGCTTAGTAAGCATTTTATTGAAGAATAACAAAAGTCTTCGAGATTTGGGTTAGAAAAGTAAGCGAAAAAGTAAGTATTCCGGTTACCGAAATCTTTAGTGTCATTCAACCTGTTCCACTTCACAgtaaatgttttaatgatCTCTACGGTGCTGATAAAATATGAAAgggtattaaaaaaaaaacattttgaaaaattatttacaaattgcTTCCAAAGACTAGAGATAAGCTTGCTCGAAATgcagaacaattaaaatgttatctacaattgttttaattttgaatgAAATATAATGAGTTTCAATTACTTatataattgtttaaaaaacgaacagcgaaaataaatttagatattacttttataaaaattatccTGTTCATGtctataataataaaatattcgatttccacaattaaattcaataacgccacattttctttatttcgtTTCTTTCCACTTTTGATATTCGtgatatattttaatacaatTCCATTATTCTTTTTATCTAACCCTTGGGTAGAgtattttcaacaaatttcatatttatacTATTTAAACCAAATATGTAATAACAACATAATGTATAAGAATTAACCTAACTAAACCAATTCAATGTTAAGGAACCAAATGATTAAAACTTACAATATGAAATACtagatataaataaatgcatgCAAGTGTGCGACTCCCTTTTCAGTGTCGTTTTTGGATGGATTTGTTAATGGGAGTTACATAATGCTGGCAATGCATATAAGAACATGGTATACGTGCGGGTGCCCATGAGGTGATATTCAATGACTTTTTGTTGTATTAACTCCCTCATATCAGACCCACAGCATGAGGAGACCAAACCACACTGAATGCCCTATTGAACATTCTCTTCAACTTGTAGAGTCCAAAGAGCAGCACCCAGTAGCACATAATGAGCAGGAAGATGCCCACAAAGGTCACCATACAGCGGTTGGGATTGTTCCAATCCAGAATGGGATACACGTAGTGATTGCCAAATCTGAAGGAGAATTGTGAAGGTGATTAGCTCTAAATTGCAAGGTATACGGGTAAGATTTCAAGTACTCACTCATCTGTTCCCCCGCATAAATGGTAGATCAGCGTGAATAAAAAGAAGAATATCGCCAGACTCATTCCGTACACCATGTGAAGTATCCTAAGCGGAAATGCAATGACCAGGAAATCGATTAGCATCATCACAGAATTCATGCCGTGGGTGATAATGCTGATGGCAGGGAATCGCATGGGCTTGTCTGTAACGAAAGGAAATTCATTAAATATGTTATAAAATATGCCCTCTTTCTCTCTATTGCACATAGATATCGTAAGGTATGTAATAGCTTGCACACCCACCACTGTCATTTAAAGCAATGTAAATAATGAACGCAGATACGGCAATACTCACTCATTTTTCCATGGAGGAACACCCAGTATACTGTTGATATGATCAGAGCCAGCGACAGTGTCATATTGTAGAGCCACCAGTAGATTTTCAGGCCCCTCGACGTCTCCGCCTTGTGACCGGACTCCTGTACCAGGCTCCGGGTGCTCCTCACATCGAAGTGCCAGCAGGTGACTTGTACGGCGGAAATCAGCATGGTGATCGTACAGAGCCCGAATCCCCAGTTGGTCATGTAGATGAAGAACTTTCCATCGCAAAACTGAACGATAACGCACATGATGTACACGCCCAGGAAAAACAGTGCCCAAATCCATCGGTAGAGCAAGTATATTGTGTTGATCTCATCTTTTTGCCACTGCAATACGAGAATTATATAGTTTTAgctatttaataattaatgtaatacaattgattaaattaaaaatatattatatatgggCAATAATTCATTGTTACATTGTTGCTGTGACAGCGATTGATAGCGAATTCCTTATCGCGTGCACCAGTCTGACCCTTACATGATCATCGATTAATAATCatgtaatattttaattaaaatattccaCACCTTTGCCCGCGTTAACAAACATGCTAAGCGCTTATCACTAGCAATGACGTAGTCCGAATTAGGGCCTGTCTAACTGATATCACCTTCGTCGCATCACAGCTTTTAGTTTTGTTGCGTGCGTAGtattattcaaatttatttgtttagaaCTTAAATATTGCGGAAATAAAAACATTGATTCGTTAGATAACGCGATCCTTCATGGATGTTTATGGCTTGTTGTTGGCTGTCTGATAAGGTCTAGCAAGAATATTTATGGCGAGCGCCAAAACTATTGTCTGGTTCctgttttgatttgattagtATTTCATTCGTGAGAAATGTGTAATCAGTGTTATGGAAGAGCTCCAATAACTATCAGGGGTTTTCAGTACTTGGCTTTTTTAAGGGAATTTATTTTGGTGATTTTAAAATGACTCATAATGTTGACACAAAAACATTAATGTAGCCGATTGGTATTTTCTTGCCGGATTATACTCAGAATGAATTGTCGAAAAAGGGAGCTCAAAATTTCATAATTCTTATCTAACTTGGTATCATCATCATGGTCTTGTAGA
The sequence above is a segment of the Drosophila melanogaster chromosome 2L genome. Coding sequences within it:
- the rost gene encoding rolling stone, isoform A — protein: MQLFDDFCKSFNKELQRANFGFAYNRVHLFYRSQWQKDEINTIYLLYRWIWALFFLGVYIMCVIVQFCDGKFFIYMTNWGFGLCTITMLISAVQVTCWHFDVRSTRSLVQESGHKAETSRGLKIYWWLYNMTLSLALIISTVYWVFLHGKMNKPMRFPAISIITHGMNSVMMLIDFLVIAFPLRILHMVYGMSLAIFFFLFTLIYHLCGGTDEFGNHYVYPILDWNNPNRCMVTFVGIFLLIMCYWVLLFGLYKLKRMFNRAFSVVWSPHAVGLI